Proteins encoded in a region of the Sugiyamaella lignohabitans strain CBS 10342 chromosome B, complete sequence genome:
- the CTK1 gene encoding cyclin-dependent serine/threonine protein kinase CTK1: MAKQQKQNSEKLPSISSNDLFYEKMTSGGLKDTDSKKIQFSISKGAKSQSIRSGDRFKTGGRDDRDYDDEEKHRNSRGRDRQNRSNYENKKNGNDSRTFDRLSDRKESTNRPSNRDRDHRERGEQRRTHDRSHNIDRTREPERDRDRNRKRDNDGDRERERVRDWDRDRDRDRGRDTDKRKREVNREHDKDRSRGRNHDKDRDHRSRGDYGEPLPDKDKDRVRDNGLRTIKRGDSQGVNDSLDLYSSPPPDSPLSTSAKKWVKIPSKNHPGRSSGANSEYGSNSTGKSQRNKKGRHSDRTDPDRKRKEREPFGENESDEARLGSKRHIRSSEDSRNPPRRKESKDDSRSVDVESGSNISVAPVPISAPPPPLPPQPKVRYESIYERVLQVGEGTYGKVYKTTNRDTGLIVALKRLRMESEREGMPITAIREIKLLQSLRHENIVSLQEMMVEEGGIYMVFEYMDHDIAGILSYPDLNLSQGNIKFLFRQMMDGLSYLHHQSIVHRDIKGSNILLDSRGNVKIADFGLARKIDLSNSLAHYTNRVITLWYRPPELLLGATIYSTGIDIWGMGCLLIELFNKSAIFQGKDEISQLAAIYDIMGTPTKESWPRAHELPWFHILYDGIIKPNVFRSTFQKLELTEATFDLAERLLGVDPGTRISAHDALEHEYFKEEPVPEQLDLSEIGEWHDFEAKKRRREKRREKERDKDTKRSSRDKSISAPPPPAPAAKSEEVWKTEVVDHTPVSVPVSAPSTDTSKLATRLPTESPRQ, from the coding sequence ATGGcaaaacaacagaaacaaaactCAGAGAAGCTACCTTCAATTTCAAGCAATGATTTATTCTATGAGAAGATGACCTCTGGTGGTTTAAAAGATACTGATTCgaaaaaaattcaattttCGATTTCAAAAGGCGCAAAGTCGCAATCAATTAGGAGCGGTGACCGCTTTAAGACTGGTGGTCGTGACGATCGGGATtatgatgacgaggaaaAACATCGCAATAGTAGAGGTAGGGACAGACAAAATCGGAGTAATTacgagaacaagaaaaatggaaatgataGTCGGACTTTTGACCGACTAAGCGATCGGAAAGAATCCACCAATCGCCCGTCAAATCGTGATCGGGACCACAGAGAACGTGGCGAGCAACGGCGTACTCATGATCGTAGTCACAACATTGACCGAACGCGAGAGCCAGAGCGAGACAGGGATCGCAACCGAAAGAGAGATAACGATGGGGatagagagagagaaagagTCCGAGACTGGGATAGAGATAGAGATAGGGACCGGGGAAGGGATACCGATAAGAGGAAAAGGGAGGTCAACAGAGAACATGATAAGGATAGAAGCCGGGGTCGCAATCATGATAAAGACCGCGATCATCGGAGTCGAGGCGATTATGGCGAGCCTCTCCCTGACAAAGATAAAGACCGTGTCCGTGACAATGGCTTGCGTACCATTAAGCGGGGTGATAGTCAAGGCGTGAATGATTCTCTAGATTTATATTCTTCTCCTCCCCCTGATTCCCCTTTATCTACTTCAGCAAAAAAATGGGTTAAAATCCCTTCAAAAAATCATCCAGGACGGTCTAGTGGGGCTAATAGCGAGTACGGAAGTAACTCTACAGGAAAATCACAAAGAAATAAGAAGGGCCGGCATTCCGATAGGACAGACCCCGATCGAAAACGCAAAGAAAGAGAGCCTTTTGGTGAAAATGAGTCAGACGAGGCCAGATTGGGATCAAAGAGGCATATTCGTTCAAGTGAAGATAGTCGAAATCCTCCGCGGAGAAAAGAATCGAAAGATGATTCACGGTCGGTAGATGTTGAGAGTGGTAGTAATATTTCTGTTGCTCCAGTTCCAATATCGGCGCCGCCCCCGCCACTCCCGCCTCAGCCGAAAGTTAGATATGAATCCATTTATGAGCGCGTTCTACAGGTTGGTGAAGGAACCTATGGTAAAGTTTataaaacaacaaacagaGACACGGGTCTAATAGTGGCTCTCAAGAGATTAAGAATGGAATCCGAGCGAGAAGGTATGCCGATTACTGCAATTCGTGAAATCAAACTTCTGCAGTCTTTACGACATGAAAACATTGTCTCGCTACAGGAGATGATGGTTGAAGAGGGTGGCATATATATGGTGTTCGAATATATGGACCATGACATTGCAGGTATCCTTTCATATCCTGATCTAAACTTAAGCCAGGGAAATATTAAATTTTTGTTTAGACAAATGATGGACGGCCTATCTTATCTCCATCATCAATCAATAGTACATCGAGATATCAAAGGCTCTAACATTTTGTTGGATTCTAGGGGAAATGTTAAGATTGCAGATTTTGGACTTGCTCGGAAAATCGATCTTTCTAATTCATTGGCACACTACACGAACAGGGTAATCACATTGTGGTACCGCCCTCCTGAACTATTATTGGGTGCAACTATTTATTCTACGGGTATTGACATATGGGGTATGGGATGTTTACTTATCGAACTGTTTAACAAAAGTGCTATATTTCAGGGAAAAGATGAAATATCGCAATTGGCAGCTATTTACGATATTATGGGAACTccaacaaaagaaagtTGGCCTAGGGCCCATGAGCTACCATGGTTTCATATATTGTATGATGGAATCATTAAACCGAATGTATTTCGGTCGACCTTTCAGAAATTGGAGTTGACAGAAGCCACATTCGATTTGGCTGAAAGGTTGTTGGGAGTTGACCCTGGCACGAGAATCAGCGCCCATGATGCTCTAGAGCATGAGTATTTTAAAGAGGAGCCTGTTCCAGAACAACTTGACCTCAGTGAAATTGGTGAATGGCACGATTTTGAAGCCAAAAAGAGACGAAGGGAAAAGAGACGggagaaagaaagagatAAGGATACCAAGCGTAGCAGCCGAGATAAATCAATCTCAGCACCCCCGCCTCCAGCTCCGGCAGCAAAATCAGAAGAAGTGTGGAAAACTGAAGTTGTTGACCATACACCGGTTTCAGTCCCAGTATCTGCGCCATCTACAGATACGTCGAAGCTCGCTACTAGGTTGCCGACTGAATCGCCCCGTCAATAA
- the GRX5 gene encoding monothiol glutaredoxin GRX5 (Glutathione-dependent oxidoreductase; hydroperoxide and superoxide-radical responsive; mitochondrial matrix protein involved in the synthesis/assembly of iron-sulfur centers; monothiol glutaredoxin subfamily member along with Grx3p and Grx4p; GO_component: GO:0005759 - mitochondrial matrix [Evidence IEA]; GO_component: GO:0005759 - mitochondrial matrix [Evidence IDA] [PMID 15456753]; GO_component: GO:0005739 - mitochondrion [Evidence IEA]; GO_component: GO:0005739 - mitochondrion [Evidence IDA] [PMID 16823961]; GO_function: GO:0051537 - 2 iron, 2 sulfur cluster binding [Evidence IEA]; GO_function: GO:0015036 - disulfide oxidoreductase activity [Evidence IGI,IMP,ISS] [PMID 10567543]; GO_function: GO:0015036 - disulfide oxidoreductase activity [Evidence IDA] [PMID 12730244]; GO_function: GO:0009055 - electron carrier activity [Evidence IEA]; GO_function: GO:0051536 - iron-sulfur cluster binding [Evidence IEA]; GO_function: GO:0046872 - metal ion binding [Evidence IEA]; GO_function: GO:0015035 - protein disulfide oxidoreductase activity [Evidence IEA]; GO_process: GO:0045454 - cell redox homeostasis [Evidence IEA]; GO_process: GO:0034599 - cellular response to oxidative stress [Evidence IGI,IMP] [PMID 10567543]; GO_process: GO:0016226 - iron-sulfur cluster assembly [Evidence TAS] [PMID 15382238]; GO_process: GO:0055114 - oxidation-reduction process [Evidence IEA]; GO_process: GO:0006970 - response to osmotic stress [Evidence IMP] [PMID 10567543]), giving the protein MKGTPEAPACGFSRHTIEILGYQGVDPSKFAAYNVLEDPELRQGIKEYSNWPTIPQLYIKKEFIGGHDIIVSLSETGELAEMLEKEEVLVPEE; this is encoded by the coding sequence ATGAAGGGAACTCCTGAGGCACCTGCTTGTGGATTTTCCCGTCACACTATTGAAATCCTCGGCTATCAGGGGGTAGACCCCAGCAAATTCGCTGCATATAATGTTCTAGAGGACCCAGAGCTTCGTCAAGGAATCAAGGAGTACAGCAACTGGCCAACCATTCCTCAATTATATATTAAGAAAGAATTTATTGGGGGCCATGATATCATTGTCTCACTTTCTGAGACTGGTGAATTAGCTGAGATGTTAGAAAAGGAAGAGGTGCTCGTCCCTGAAGAATAA
- the DIA4 gene encoding putative serine--tRNA ligase DIA4 (Probable mitochondrial seryl-tRNA synthetase; mutant displays increased invasive and pseudohyphal growth; GO_component: GO:0005737 - cytoplasm [Evidence IEA]; GO_component: GO:0005737 - cytoplasm [Evidence IDA] [PMID 14562095]; GO_component: GO:0005759 - mitochondrial matrix [Evidence IEA]; GO_component: GO:0005739 - mitochondrion [Evidence IEA]; GO_component: GO:0005739 - mitochondrion [Evidence IGI,IMP] [PMID 11747308]; GO_function: GO:0005524 - ATP binding [Evidence IEA,IEA]; GO_function: GO:0004812 - aminoacyl-tRNA ligase activity [Evidence IEA,IEA]; GO_function: GO:0016874 - ligase activity [Evidence IEA]; GO_function: GO:0000166 - nucleotide binding [Evidence IEA,IEA]; GO_function: GO:0004828 - serine-tRNA ligase activity [Evidence IEA,IEA]; GO_function: GO:0004828 - serine-tRNA ligase activity [Evidence ISA] [PMID 11063681]; GO_function: GO:0004828 - serine-tRNA ligase activity [Evidence IGI] [PMID 11747308]; GO_process: GO:0001403 - invasive growth in response to glucose limitation [Evidence IGI] [PMID 11063681]; GO_process: GO:0070158 - mitochondrial seryl-tRNA aminoacylation [Evidence IGI] [PMID 11747308]; GO_process: GO:0007124 - pseudohyphal growth [Evidence IMP] [PMID 11063681]; GO_process: GO:0097056 - selenocysteinyl-tRNA(Sec) biosynthetic process [Evidence IEA]; GO_process: GO:0006434 - seryl-tRNA aminoacylation [Evidence IEA]; GO_process: GO:0006418 - tRNA aminoacylation for protein translation [Evidence IEA]; GO_process: GO:0006412 - translation [Evidence IEA]) — protein MLLFGRRFSTSSKLGTAAAAKIKNTASLSRPNYDFKAIRAAPEVYQDSVDRRRAKLAGGATIADFVDLYSTLLTAKSERDELLFKRKTIQNQLKNGKRGQEKENGHTSSLDSSEDPRTILSHIKNLLKEREKHIISLEDTIYPLVESIPNLISPDSIIDNQQLVGMIHADKQIPADPTRSHKDIGVNLGILDFDSASRVSGTSSYYLVNDGALLEQALIQYALSKCRQHGWSMLTPPSLVRQEFTTACGFKPRDQNNEQQVYIIADDALNGESKVGSHCLTGTAEIPLAGYNAHKTIPLTENDRPVIRKAGVSRSYRAEAGARGADTKGLYRVHEFSKVEMFAWTTSSDVSTSIKVHEEMLSLQKEILTELGLCCRVLNMPPDDLGAPAYKKYDIEAWMPGRGSWGEVTSTSNCLDYQSRRLHTKYHTADGSLRYAMTLNGTAMAVPRVIIAIIENNYDPQMNRIEIPSVLRKYMDENLYIEYQGPN, from the coding sequence ATGCTGTTGTTTGGCAGACGGTTCAGTACTAGCAGTAAACTTGGtacagcggcagcagcgaaGATAAAGAATACGGCCTCATTGTCGAGACCTAACTATGACTTCAAGGCAATCAGAGCTGCTCCCGAAGTTTACCAGGACAGTGTGGACCGCCGGCGGGCTAAGTTAGCAGGTGGAGCCACTATagctgattttgttgatcTGTATAGTACTTTATTAACAGCCAAAAGTGAGAGAGATGAATTGCTTTTCAAGAGGAAAACAATTCAGAaccaattgaaaaatgggAAACGGGGCCAAGAGAAGGAGAATGGTCATACTAGCTCACTAGACAGTTCTGAGGATCCTCGAACAATTCTCAGCCATATCAAGAACTTGTTGAAAGAGCGAGAAAAGCATATCATCAGTTTGGAAGATACGATTTATCCATTAGTGGAATCAATTCCTAATTTAATTAGCCCGGACTCGATAATTGACAACCAACAACTGGTAGGAATGATTCATGCTGACAAGCAAATACCTGCTGATCCTACTCGTTCACATAAAGATATTGGAGTAAACCTCGGcattcttgattttgactcGGCATCTAGGGTATCTGGTACTTCATCATATTATTTAGTTAATGATGGGGCATTGTTGGAACAGGCTCTAATTCAATATGCATTGAGCAAATGTCGCCAACATGGGTGGTCAATGTTAACACCACCTTCTTTAGTGCGACAAGAGTTCACAACAGCATGTGGGTTCAAACCACGAGATCAAAATAATGAACAACAAGTATACATTATTGCGGATGATGCTCTCAATGGAGAATCAAAGGTGGGTAGTCACTGTCTGACGGGAACTGCTGAAATCCCACTAGCTGGCTACAATGCGCACAAGACTATACCATTAACAGAGAATGACCGACCAGTTATACGTAAGGCCGGTGTCAGTCGAAGCTATCGTGCTGAGGCAGGTGCTCGAGGTGCTGATACCAAAGGATTATATCGAGTACATGAATTCAGCAAGGTAGAAATGTTTGCCTGGACAACTTCTTCTGATGTTAGTACGTCGATCAAAGTTCACGAAGAAATGCTATCACTACAAAAAGAGATTCTCACTGAACTTGGACTGTGTTGCCGAGTGCTAAATATGCCTCCTGATGACTTGGGTGCCCCAGCATACAAGAAATACGATATTGAGGCATGGATGCCGGGTCGTGGCAGCTGGGGCGAAGTAACATCAACTTCAAATTGTCTTGACTATCAATCACGCCGCCTACATACTAAATATCACACAGCAGATGGATCCCTTCGCTACGCCATGACTCTTAATGGTACGGCGATGGCTGTCCCTCGGGTAATTATTGCCATTATCGAAAATAATTACGACCCTCAAATGAATCGCATTGAAATACCCTCTGTACTACGAAAGTACATGGATGAAAACCTGTATATAGAGTACCAAGGTCCTAATtga
- the TAD1 gene encoding Tad1p (tRNA-specific adenosine deaminase; deaminates adenosine-37 to inosine in tRNA-Ala; GO_component: GO:0005634 - nucleus [Evidence IDA] [PMID 11914276]; GO_function: GO:0003723 - RNA binding [Evidence IEA]; GO_function: GO:0004000 - adenosine deaminase activity [Evidence IEA]; GO_function: GO:0016787 - hydrolase activity [Evidence IEA]; GO_function: GO:0046872 - metal ion binding [Evidence IEA]; GO_function: GO:0043829 - tRNA-specific adenosine-37 deaminase activity [Evidence IDA] [PMID 9707437]; GO_process: GO:0006396 - RNA processing [Evidence IEA]; GO_process: GO:0006400 - tRNA modification [Evidence IDA] [PMID 9707437]; GO_process: GO:0008033 - tRNA processing [Evidence IEA]), with protein sequence MGNDYQYASPDAIAGLVIEKYHKLPLKGKPTVRSNGVREWTVLAGIVTETPALGPRCVSLATGVKAIPNASLPKCHGMVLHDMHAEILAIRGFNRFLLEECLKAVEQRSDYILYDKQRHSEDGSRYMFFAKSKLKIYLYVSEAPCGDASMSLISSGQQDAWADPVSRIDGVESGIVRGRDHCFQVGLTRTKPGRRDSPITYSKSCSDKLCLRQVSSLLSGLLSSILSPDSFYLSKLIVPREVYIEEDFVRAFRSRLQTGTKRKFEQDASDNDFALPSGYRTKFFEYCVTDSSWEFKKVNTEAVGGSKPSSTSILWISDLSNEAISNGVIMGAKPFVGKGQSSVSRKQMFQSFAKIYSKIGLSLDDDITYLAFKKSNVTRISVKERVYAKLKGWVYTEKDDFRLQSSVDLHRDQTK encoded by the coding sequence ATGGGCAATGATTACCAGTATGCATCTCCAGATGCCATAGCTGGACTGGTAATTGAGAAATATCACAAACTTCCTTTGAAGGGTAAGCCAACGGTTCGATCTAATGGTGTGCGAGAGTGGACCGTTCTAGCGGGTATTGTTACTGAAACACCAGCACTTGGGCCTCGCTGTGTATCCCTAGCTACTGGAGTGAAGGCAATACCCAATGCCTCCCTTCCTAAGTGCCATGGCATGGTACTTCATGATATGCATGCGGAGATTCTTGCAATTCGAGGGTTTAATCGGTTTCTACTAGAGGAATGCTTAAAAGCCGTTGAGCAGAGAAGTGATTATATCCTATATGACAAGCAGCGCCATTCGGAAGATGGTTCAAGATATATGTTCTTCGCAAAGTCCAAGCTTAAGATATATCTCTATGTATCAGAGGCACCATGTGGAGATGCAAGTATGTCATTGATATCGAGTGGCCAACAAGACGCATGGGCAGACCCTGTGTCGAGGATCGATGGGGTTGAATCAGGTATAGTCCGTGGTCGAGATCATTGTTTCCAGGTTGGGCTTACCAGAACCAAACCAGGCAGACGTGATTCCCCTATTACATACTCTAAGTCCTGTTCTGATAAGCTATGTCTTCGACAGGTTTCCTCCTTGTTAAGTGGACTTTTGAGCTCTATTTTGTCTCCTGACAGTTTCTATTTATCAAAATTGATAGTACCTCGAGAGGTGTATATCGAAGAGGATTTTGTTCGTGCTTTCAGGTCAAGGCTACAGACGGGAACTAAGCGGAAATTTGAGCAGGACGCTTCAGACAATGACTTTGCTCTGCCATCGGGATATCGTACAAAGTTCTTCGAATATTGTGTTACCGACTCTTCCTGGGAGTTCAAGAAGGTGAATACTGAAGCAGTGGGTGGATCGAAACCCTCTTCAACATCTATTTTGTGGATCTCGGACTTATCTAATGAAGCCATTTCAAACGGTGTAATAATGGGAGCTAAGCCTTTTGTCGGTAAGGGCCAGAGCTCAGTTTCTAGAAAACAGATGTTTCAAAGTTTTGCAAAGATATATAGCAAGATTGGGCTGTCTTTGGATGACGATATCACTTATCTTGCATTCAAGAAGTCGAATGTCACCCGAATATCAGTGAAAGAGCGTGTATACGCTAAACTTAAAGGCTGGGTGTATACTGAGAAAGACGACTTTCGTCTTCAATCTTCAGTTGATCTTCATCGAGATCAGACCAAATGA